The sequence below is a genomic window from Microbulbifer hydrolyticus.
GGAGTAAAGCGTATTTTTATCAAGATTGCCGACGGTACACAGAACTGTAACCTGTTTGCTGACGCCTGCTCTTCGACAACCACAGATATCTATAAAAGCCGCGGAATCGAGCCCTGGGCGTGGGCGTATAATTATCCCAATAATTATTCCGCACAGGCGGATGCACTATATTACGCGGCACAATATGGCTACGTGGGCTTCGTATCTGATGTGGAAGTAGAGTTCAATAACACCACCACGGCATTGCACAGCCTGTTTCAGGCATTCACCGATGCCCGGATAGACGCCCAGAATAACGGTTACACTGATAGCAGTTTCGCCATCGGTGCCACCACCTGGGGCAATCCTGCAGACCAGGGCATGAATGTCGGCATTATTGATCAATATGTAGATTTTCATATGCCGCAAACCTACGTCGAAGTTTGGGGCGGCAGTTACATGGCGGACCCGGCCTACTGGATCGAAGTAGGGGACTGTGAATACCGGCAGCTGGGCGCGCAGAAGCCGATCTGGCATATAGTCTCTACCGAGTACAACCAGATTACGCCGGCGCAAATCGAGGCCTTTATGTCTGCCGCCGGTCCCAATGCCAGTATCTGGCGCGTACCTGGTGGCTCCGTTCCCCAGGCTGTGTGGAGTGACTGGGGCAATTTGGATTGGGAGCGTGTGAGTTTTACTCCGGGCAATTGCAGTGCGGGCAATAACGACCTGACGGATCGCCTTGATGATGCTGGAGACCCTCCGCCGCCACAGGTATCGGTTCCTTACTGGAATCAGCTGGATAACTATTACGACCCGTACGGCACCTGCTCGGTGACTTCCCTGGCGATGATCACAGACTATTTTGGTATCACCGACCCCGGTGAGGTTGGCCGTACGCCGGATTATATTTACGAGCGCTTCAATGGCGTATTGCAGACAGTGTCGGCACTGAAGAGCGGATTCAACACCCTGGCACAGGAAGCTGGCAGTGCTATCCGTAATGTAGGCAAAGAGAACGGTACTATTGCTGAGCTGCGCGCACTGGCGTCACAGGGCACTCCAACCATTGTGCACGGGTGGTTTACCCAG
It includes:
- a CDS encoding C39 family peptidase translates to MSLRNLLLLPLLALGALGSMQADALCPDGSSFDAGLDFCANEVDVFGPFTGQMVEGCVSYGGGSACTNSYTYPVQGTNIQVLRWSRSFAQNLRGNGDCPAGSVRSATYGNHCYEEVAGAENNIYGNFSQAEVSACQSLSGGTACFTNRWSAGFYLSVKEEMNQQPGVLTNKFGAWLWYIDEQGVNRTHAQLADELAALGVKRIFIKIADGTQNCNLFADACSSTTTDIYKSRGIEPWAWAYNYPNNYSAQADALYYAAQYGYVGFVSDVEVEFNNTTTALHSLFQAFTDARIDAQNNGYTDSSFAIGATTWGNPADQGMNVGIIDQYVDFHMPQTYVEVWGGSYMADPAYWIEVGDCEYRQLGAQKPIWHIVSTEYNQITPAQIEAFMSAAGPNASIWRVPGGSVPQAVWSDWGNLDWERVSFTPGNCSAGNNDLTDRLDDAGDPPPPQVSVPYWNQLDNYYDPYGTCSVTSLAMITDYFGITDPGEVGRTPDYIYERFNGVLQTVSALKSGFNTLAQEAGSAIRNVGKENGTIAELRALASQGTPTIVHGWFTQPGHIMVVTGFDGEYYTVNDPFGKWNLQKWGSYDTSVSGEGQRYPKDAFEYAINDNGTGDDLWIHIFE